Proteins encoded together in one Rubripirellula reticaptiva window:
- the mnmA gene encoding tRNA 2-thiouridine(34) synthase MnmA: MARIVLAMSGGVDSSVAAHLLLDAGHEVIGVFMRHGEESSAVCKVDDQAAATSLPVLGGMASGRADHKQGCCTASDAADARRVASKMGIPFYALDLTEDFGRIVDYFVDDYLSGRTPNPCVRCNQWIKFGRLFDYADGVNAEFVATGHYARMLNIGGVNQLHRGLDSNKDQSYALFGIRRDRLDRMLLPVGGFEKPRIREIAESLMMGVAGKKDSQEICFVTQGHHSDFVRARDPQRSSDTDGEIVTAEGKVVGQHHGFEAFTVGQRKKLGVAMGEPYFVIRIEPDTRRVVIGKKEALAKESLVAGEANWLVDAADVPERVSVQIRYNGAPVPGSLALMPDDPSRFTVRFDEPELAVAPGQAAVVYDGTRVIGGGWIE; this comes from the coding sequence ATGGCTCGGATCGTTCTAGCGATGAGTGGCGGCGTTGATTCGAGTGTTGCTGCGCATTTGCTGTTGGACGCTGGGCACGAAGTCATCGGTGTGTTCATGCGGCATGGTGAAGAGTCCAGTGCTGTTTGCAAGGTCGATGATCAAGCCGCTGCGACGAGCTTGCCAGTGTTGGGGGGGATGGCGTCCGGACGCGCCGATCACAAGCAAGGGTGTTGCACGGCGTCGGATGCTGCGGATGCGCGGCGCGTGGCCTCGAAAATGGGGATCCCGTTTTATGCGCTCGACTTGACCGAGGATTTTGGCCGGATCGTCGACTATTTCGTGGACGACTATCTCAGTGGCCGGACGCCCAATCCGTGTGTGCGGTGTAACCAGTGGATCAAATTCGGTCGGTTGTTCGACTATGCCGATGGCGTCAACGCCGAATTTGTGGCGACCGGTCACTACGCCCGGATGCTAAATATTGGCGGCGTGAATCAGTTGCACCGTGGACTGGATTCTAACAAAGACCAATCTTATGCTCTGTTCGGAATTCGCCGCGATCGGCTGGACCGGATGCTGTTGCCGGTCGGCGGTTTCGAAAAACCGCGGATTCGCGAAATCGCTGAGAGTCTGATGATGGGCGTGGCGGGTAAGAAAGATAGCCAGGAAATCTGTTTCGTGACTCAGGGGCACCACAGCGACTTTGTTCGGGCTCGCGATCCGCAGCGATCGTCCGACACCGACGGCGAGATCGTCACGGCGGAAGGAAAAGTTGTCGGCCAGCATCACGGATTCGAGGCCTTTACCGTGGGGCAGCGTAAAAAGTTAGGCGTTGCGATGGGCGAGCCGTACTTTGTCATCCGGATCGAACCGGATACTCGGCGGGTGGTGATCGGCAAAAAAGAGGCGCTTGCCAAAGAGAGCTTGGTCGCCGGCGAAGCAAATTGGTTGGTCGACGCGGCGGACGTTCCCGAGCGGGTTTCGGTCCAGATCCGGTACAACGGGGCACCCGTTCCGGGGTCGCTTGCGTTGATGCCCGACGATCCCAGTCGGTTTACAGTGCGGTTTGACGAGCCCGAGTTGGCGGTTGCCCCAGGCCAGGCCGCGGTGGTCTACGACGGGACCCGTGTGATCGGTGGCGGCTGGATCGAGTGA
- the prfB gene encoding peptide chain release factor 2 (programmed frameshift), giving the protein MDADLTNRSKEIAKRLKQLGDSLDYSAKQQEIKVIELKMGEPDFWNDNESAQKTVMDLKGLKAIVGPMNELTGSAEDMSAMLEMAEEDDSIAAEVAAEIQRLEKIIDDLELKALLNGPNDSAGAILSINARDGGTDANDWADMLLRMYSAWAVGEDYKIELLDRQDNDEAGINHASIAIRGPMAYGYLKGEEGMHRLVRISPFNSEGKRQTSFAAVSVAPEIDDSIVVNIEDKDVRIDTYRASGAGGQHVNKTDSAVRLTHVPTNTVVQCQNERSQHQNKETAFKMLRAKIARIEEDRREAEEARKYETQARTGFGSQIRNYFLHPDQRVKDARTGHYVGSFNSVMDGSELQGFLDAFLMLKAGKIEASS; this is encoded by the exons ATGGATGCAGACCTTACCAATCGCAGCAAAGAGATCGCCAAACGACTCAAACAGCTCGGAGACTCTCTT GACTACTCTGCCAAACAGCAGGAAATCAAAGTCATCGAGCTGAAGATGGGCGAGCCTGACTTCTGGAATGATAACGAGTCAGCCCAGAAAACGGTCATGGACCTGAAAGGTCTCAAAGCGATCGTCGGCCCGATGAACGAGCTGACGGGGTCGGCCGAAGACATGTCGGCGATGCTTGAAATGGCCGAAGAAGACGATTCGATCGCCGCCGAAGTTGCCGCCGAAATTCAGCGACTCGAAAAGATCATCGACGATCTGGAATTGAAGGCGCTGCTAAACGGCCCCAACGATTCAGCCGGAGCGATCCTGTCGATCAACGCGCGCGACGGAGGCACCGACGCCAACGACTGGGCCGATATGCTACTGCGAATGTACTCGGCTTGGGCGGTCGGCGAAGACTACAAGATTGAACTTCTCGACCGACAAGACAACGACGAAGCCGGTATCAACCACGCATCCATCGCGATCCGTGGACCGATGGCGTACGGGTATCTCAAAGGCGAAGAAGGAATGCACCGGCTCGTTCGAATCAGCCCCTTCAACAGCGAAGGTAAACGGCAAACAAGCTTTGCCGCCGTCAGCGTGGCACCGGAAATCGATGACTCGATCGTCGTCAATATCGAAGACAAAGACGTCCGCATCGATACCTACCGTGCCAGTGGTGCCGGCGGTCAACACGTCAATAAGACCGACAGCGCCGTTCGCTTGACGCACGTCCCCACCAACACGGTGGTGCAGTGCCAAAACGAACGTAGCCAACATCAAAACAAGGAAACTGCCTTCAAGATGTTGCGAGCCAAGATCGCTCGGATCGAAGAAGATCGACGTGAAGCCGAAGAAGCTCGCAAGTACGAAACTCAGGCTCGTACAGGTTTCGGAAGCCAAATTCGCAACTACTTCTTGCACCCCGATCAGCGGGTCAAGGACGCGCGAACAGGCCACTACGTCGGCAGCTTCAACAGCGTCATGGACGGCAGCGAACTGCAAGGTTTTCTGGACGCCTTTCTGATGCTAAAGGCTGGCAAGATCGAAGCGTCGTCGTAA
- a CDS encoding coiled-coil domain-containing protein, translating to MDDASVRSAYRWDHSMTALFNLPFVSAVFFVLAGVLIGHLMWFRDRTGDNAKINGLENRYIKARGSAKLRKREFVKLRKDSESVDSELQDLRDQYESLQQQNEEHRSAALQAGDELARLRGERDLSDEKFASELKRSEAMVSQLQEALKLKTTAEHDLEQRTTSFTEMQASHRELEVEIESLRNRLDASEKSSSGYLQTIDALKRQVGEHGQTIVQVEQIRSRLENESTQLREQLEAKTSDAASSQEAVEALTDQLADREESIKRFEQTQIALETEIEQLTATLDAQAQATDQTTTQNAQTIAALRKEVAELTTASESSAQSLKETQADLVERCEDLDVLREERDALNVKVETLLDRISDLDAEREIAGTVKAERDELATDLQSAASSLGEQRQMLEAREHEVEQLRAQVSGLHEQLQKTTERANHVSSEKEAMVDAIANREELIDRLQTQVDELTPLRSELAEVALVLGEQKTVNQQRVQQISTQKSEIERQAKEIHVLRVKLEPMAKIQDELEQHRPLRAELAKAIEQQSAQRQRAAELEDQLTKRTAQVDELQSQVELLDETTAMLAEAKQKIQLTAKQVTQAAGQRDSIARSRDELETQLKKRAEQIEELQSQVAVLDQTKQSLAQSQQKQAATDRQTAVIAAERDELAKSRSELEKSLVSLRGEIQNQAKAIEAAKEQLQAKAKLHDQSVSEVSELQKTLESQRSSITKLANQLQTAEQLRPVNKELQDRINELMAHLKRVSAEHEDSLDANTKALDRIRDLESNLHDHAAKIRDLRRERASIAGLDGRDDGQSIRKAA from the coding sequence ATGGATGACGCATCGGTCCGAAGTGCCTATCGCTGGGATCACTCGATGACTGCCTTGTTTAATTTGCCGTTTGTGTCCGCTGTTTTCTTTGTATTGGCGGGCGTTCTAATTGGCCATTTGATGTGGTTTCGCGACCGAACGGGCGATAACGCAAAGATCAACGGCCTCGAGAATCGTTACATCAAGGCACGCGGATCGGCAAAGCTTCGCAAGCGTGAATTCGTAAAACTGCGGAAAGACAGCGAGTCGGTTGATTCCGAATTGCAGGATCTGCGGGATCAGTACGAATCACTGCAGCAGCAAAACGAAGAGCATCGGTCAGCCGCACTGCAGGCCGGTGACGAGCTGGCACGCCTGCGTGGCGAGCGAGATCTGTCGGACGAGAAATTCGCCAGCGAATTGAAGCGAAGCGAAGCGATGGTTTCGCAGTTGCAAGAAGCGTTGAAGTTGAAGACAACTGCCGAGCATGACTTGGAACAGCGAACTACATCGTTCACCGAAATGCAGGCCAGCCATCGTGAGTTGGAAGTCGAGATAGAGAGCTTGCGGAATCGCTTGGACGCGAGCGAGAAATCCTCGTCGGGCTATCTTCAAACCATCGATGCGCTGAAACGTCAGGTTGGCGAACACGGCCAAACGATTGTTCAAGTGGAACAAATTCGTTCGCGATTGGAGAATGAATCCACGCAACTTCGCGAACAGCTTGAGGCGAAAACCAGTGATGCCGCGTCCAGCCAAGAAGCGGTCGAAGCGTTGACCGATCAGCTTGCCGACCGTGAGGAATCGATCAAGCGTTTTGAACAAACCCAGATCGCGTTGGAAACTGAAATTGAGCAACTGACAGCGACGCTCGACGCTCAGGCTCAGGCGACTGACCAAACCACCACACAAAACGCACAAACAATCGCGGCGCTTCGCAAAGAAGTAGCTGAGTTGACAACGGCAAGCGAATCATCGGCACAGTCGCTAAAGGAAACTCAGGCCGATTTGGTCGAACGATGCGAGGACTTGGATGTATTGCGGGAAGAACGGGACGCCCTGAATGTGAAAGTGGAAACGCTGTTGGATCGTATCAGTGACTTGGATGCCGAACGTGAGATCGCGGGCACTGTGAAGGCCGAGCGGGACGAATTGGCAACGGATTTGCAATCGGCGGCGAGTTCGCTGGGTGAACAACGCCAAATGCTGGAAGCCCGGGAACACGAGGTCGAGCAGCTTCGAGCACAAGTCAGCGGTTTGCACGAACAGTTGCAGAAAACAACTGAGCGGGCCAATCACGTCTCGTCCGAAAAAGAGGCGATGGTCGACGCGATTGCGAATCGCGAAGAGTTGATCGATCGCTTGCAGACGCAGGTCGACGAGTTGACGCCGCTTCGATCCGAATTGGCCGAAGTCGCGTTGGTTCTTGGCGAACAAAAGACCGTCAATCAACAACGCGTCCAGCAGATTTCAACTCAAAAGTCTGAGATCGAACGACAGGCCAAAGAAATTCATGTCCTGCGGGTCAAGCTTGAACCGATGGCGAAGATTCAAGATGAGCTGGAACAACATCGGCCACTTCGCGCTGAATTGGCAAAGGCGATCGAGCAACAATCCGCTCAGCGTCAGCGCGCCGCGGAACTGGAAGATCAGCTAACGAAGCGAACCGCTCAAGTTGACGAATTGCAGTCGCAGGTTGAACTGTTAGACGAGACGACGGCAATGCTTGCCGAGGCTAAGCAGAAAATTCAGTTGACTGCCAAGCAGGTAACTCAGGCCGCTGGACAGCGAGATTCAATCGCTCGATCACGCGACGAGTTGGAAACGCAACTGAAGAAGCGTGCCGAGCAAATCGAAGAACTGCAATCACAAGTCGCGGTACTCGATCAAACCAAACAATCGCTTGCGCAATCGCAACAGAAGCAGGCTGCGACAGATCGACAAACAGCGGTGATTGCCGCCGAGCGAGACGAGCTTGCAAAGTCGCGAAGCGAGCTGGAAAAATCGCTTGTGTCACTGCGAGGCGAGATTCAAAATCAAGCGAAAGCGATCGAGGCAGCCAAGGAGCAGTTGCAGGCAAAGGCAAAGCTGCACGATCAATCGGTCAGCGAGGTTTCAGAGTTGCAGAAGACGCTCGAATCCCAGCGGTCGAGCATCACCAAGCTTGCCAATCAATTGCAGACCGCCGAGCAATTGCGTCCTGTCAACAAAGAGCTTCAGGATCGCATCAACGAATTGATGGCTCACTTGAAACGTGTCAGTGCCGAACACGAAGACTCGTTGGATGCGAATACCAAAGCGCTCGATCGCATTCGTGATTTGGAATCCAACCTTCACGACCACGCTGCCAAAATCCGCGACCTTCGCCGCGAACGCGCGTCGATCGCCGGACTCGATGGCCGCGACGATGGTCAATCGATTCGTAAGGCCGCTTGA
- the lysS gene encoding lysine--tRNA ligase translates to MNQAAANTPGDDSNPGDGTDPRVARREKMRQIVERGVDPFGCRFDNRDLVDRCQTLGADVKWTKADGTDVPLPDFTDESLDYRKWKTDNGPGEETGPTVRVSGRIMLMRGQGKLIFLTLKDWTGEIQIFIGKNQVGEEGFDLAKLFDLGDLVGAEGRLGRTNTGELTVFAEQLFFHTKMLEVPPEKHAGLTNPELRQRMRYADLAFNDGVINTFMDRTKIIKSIRATLDGEGFCEVEGPTLHTIAGGAAARPFETHHNTLDMPLVLRIALELHLKRLMVGGMERVYEMGRVYRNEGISPRHNPEFTMIELYQAYGDYVSMMELTEKIIVEAIDKIGGGYVRPFGDKMVDFTPPFKRATYAELFEKATGVQTSDEDGVMALAKKLRLKTDGKHPDVIRNEIFEETVEDSLEGPIFVIDYPASICPLTKRKKDNPEIAERFELFILGMELANAYTELNDPDLQEELFRTQLEGQDDEDSMAKMDTDFVRALRYAMPPAGGLGIGIDRLVMLLTNKKSIRDVILFPLLRPE, encoded by the coding sequence ATGAATCAAGCGGCTGCGAACACCCCCGGTGACGACTCGAATCCTGGCGATGGCACGGATCCCCGTGTGGCTCGTCGTGAAAAAATGCGTCAAATCGTCGAACGTGGCGTCGATCCATTCGGTTGTCGTTTCGACAATCGCGATCTGGTCGACCGCTGCCAAACGCTTGGCGCGGACGTCAAATGGACCAAGGCCGACGGTACCGATGTGCCGCTGCCGGACTTCACGGACGAAAGCCTGGACTATCGAAAATGGAAGACGGATAACGGACCGGGTGAAGAAACCGGGCCGACGGTTCGAGTTTCCGGCCGAATCATGTTGATGCGTGGGCAAGGCAAGCTGATCTTCTTGACGCTGAAGGACTGGACCGGTGAGATTCAAATCTTCATCGGGAAAAACCAAGTTGGCGAAGAAGGCTTTGATCTGGCCAAATTGTTCGACCTGGGTGACTTAGTCGGTGCCGAAGGACGTTTGGGCCGAACCAACACGGGTGAACTGACGGTCTTTGCCGAACAGTTGTTTTTTCACACCAAGATGCTAGAGGTCCCGCCGGAAAAGCATGCTGGTTTGACCAACCCGGAACTGCGTCAACGGATGCGGTACGCCGACTTGGCGTTCAACGATGGCGTGATCAACACGTTCATGGACCGAACCAAAATCATCAAGTCGATTCGTGCGACGCTTGACGGCGAAGGTTTCTGCGAAGTTGAAGGGCCGACCTTGCATACGATCGCAGGCGGCGCGGCGGCGCGTCCCTTCGAGACTCACCACAACACGCTGGACATGCCGTTGGTGTTGCGGATCGCTCTCGAATTGCACCTAAAACGGTTGATGGTCGGTGGCATGGAACGTGTTTATGAAATGGGACGCGTCTATCGAAACGAAGGGATTAGCCCGCGACACAACCCGGAATTCACGATGATTGAACTGTACCAAGCGTACGGCGACTATGTGTCGATGATGGAATTGACCGAGAAGATCATTGTCGAAGCGATCGACAAAATCGGTGGCGGGTATGTGCGTCCGTTTGGCGACAAGATGGTCGACTTCACGCCGCCGTTCAAACGTGCGACCTATGCCGAGTTGTTTGAAAAAGCGACCGGGGTTCAGACATCGGACGAAGATGGTGTGATGGCTCTGGCCAAGAAACTGCGGCTGAAGACCGACGGCAAGCATCCGGACGTGATTCGCAACGAGATCTTCGAAGAAACCGTCGAAGACTCGTTGGAAGGCCCGATCTTCGTGATCGATTACCCGGCCAGCATTTGTCCGTTGACGAAGCGAAAGAAAGACAATCCGGAAATTGCTGAACGATTCGAGCTGTTCATTCTGGGCATGGAGTTGGCCAATGCGTACACGGAACTGAACGATCCCGATCTTCAGGAAGAGTTGTTTCGGACTCAACTGGAAGGCCAAGACGACGAAGATTCGATGGCGAAAATGGATACCGATTTTGTTCGAGCCCTTCGCTACGCAATGCCTCCGGCAGGCGGACTTGGCATCGGAATCGATCGTTTAGTCATGTTGCTGACCAACAAAAAGTCGATTCGCGACGTCATCTTGTTCCCCTTGCTGCGGCCTGAGTGA
- a CDS encoding response regulator, whose protein sequence is MHEIQPGHGPPTKLSRQASIIVLDASPVSLLTLAGVLDHQGYACVCARNNASAVEALSMGRQDLLVADVGDDAAEVLKTLQKIRSIDSYEELPAVLIAGSQWAGLEKKTETMPQATRCLFKPIDPHSLIAVVDQILWMPNLIAAHRRRGSKPSRPGWVSL, encoded by the coding sequence ATGCACGAAATCCAGCCCGGCCACGGACCGCCCACAAAACTATCGCGGCAAGCGTCGATCATCGTCCTGGATGCTAGCCCGGTGTCGCTGCTGACCCTCGCAGGGGTACTGGATCACCAAGGTTACGCTTGCGTTTGCGCTCGCAACAACGCCTCGGCCGTTGAAGCACTTTCGATGGGACGCCAAGATTTATTGGTGGCCGATGTTGGCGACGACGCTGCCGAAGTCTTGAAAACGCTACAAAAAATCCGCAGCATTGACTCTTATGAAGAACTGCCAGCCGTGCTGATTGCCGGCAGCCAGTGGGCCGGGCTCGAAAAGAAGACCGAGACCATGCCCCAGGCAACCCGCTGCTTGTTCAAGCCTATCGATCCGCACTCACTGATCGCGGTCGTTGATCAAATCCTATGGATGCCCAATTTGATTGCGGCTCACCGACGTCGCGGCTCAAAACCCAGCCGGCCCGGATGGGTGTCGCTGTAA
- a CDS encoding NAD(P)/FAD-dependent oxidoreductase, with translation MTSPETITDPAKPVPHVVIVGGGFGGLETAKRLHQSRVRVTIVDRHNYHLFQPLLYQVATGGLSPANIATPIRAIVRKQANCEVLLAEVTGFDVAENRLLLADGELRYDVLVLAAGATHSYFGHDEWGPLAPGLKTVADATEIRRRVYMAFETAEREPDPEARKAMLTFVIVGGGPTGVELAGALSEIANHTLKQDFRHINSQDARILIVEAAPHLLNHYPEELCKRAAEKVRSMGIEVHTHTKVTEIAPGFVRLATSDTEFVVPTETVLWGAGVQASPLGKKLAAACGVETDRAGHLPVTGQLNIVGHENIYAIGDIATCLDKTGKPLPGLAAVAIQQGAYVARCLSNSPQHNRSVKPFRYKDRGTMATIGRAAAVAQIGKRQFCGFFAWLLWLFVHLMLIVQFQNRVLILLQWGWNYTTFNRSNRIILGQQPTIEKPRSASS, from the coding sequence TTGACGTCACCCGAAACGATCACGGATCCCGCAAAGCCTGTTCCCCACGTCGTCATCGTGGGCGGAGGCTTCGGAGGACTTGAAACGGCCAAGCGACTGCATCAATCTCGCGTGCGGGTAACGATCGTTGATCGACACAACTATCACCTCTTCCAGCCCCTGCTTTATCAAGTCGCCACGGGCGGACTTTCGCCTGCGAACATTGCGACGCCGATACGTGCAATTGTCAGGAAGCAAGCGAACTGCGAAGTCTTGTTGGCGGAAGTCACCGGTTTTGACGTTGCGGAAAATCGGTTGTTGCTCGCCGACGGAGAACTCCGCTATGACGTGCTCGTGTTGGCCGCCGGCGCAACCCACAGTTACTTCGGTCACGACGAATGGGGGCCGCTGGCGCCTGGGTTGAAGACGGTCGCCGACGCTACGGAAATTCGCCGCCGAGTCTACATGGCTTTCGAAACAGCCGAGCGAGAGCCTGACCCCGAAGCACGAAAGGCGATGCTGACGTTTGTGATCGTGGGCGGTGGGCCAACCGGAGTGGAGCTAGCCGGTGCGTTGTCAGAGATCGCCAACCACACACTCAAGCAAGACTTTCGTCACATCAATTCGCAAGACGCTCGGATTCTGATCGTCGAAGCCGCACCGCACCTGCTCAATCACTATCCAGAAGAGCTCTGCAAGCGTGCGGCCGAGAAAGTACGGTCAATGGGAATCGAAGTTCATACGCACACAAAGGTCACGGAAATCGCACCTGGCTTTGTACGATTGGCTACCTCCGACACTGAATTTGTTGTACCGACGGAGACTGTCTTGTGGGGCGCCGGCGTGCAGGCCAGCCCGCTTGGAAAGAAGCTGGCTGCTGCATGTGGTGTTGAAACGGATCGTGCGGGGCATCTTCCGGTCACCGGCCAATTGAACATTGTCGGTCACGAGAACATTTACGCAATCGGTGACATCGCCACTTGTCTGGACAAAACCGGCAAGCCGTTGCCCGGCTTAGCTGCCGTCGCGATCCAACAGGGAGCCTACGTCGCGCGGTGTCTGTCGAATTCACCGCAACATAATCGTTCGGTCAAGCCGTTTCGATACAAAGATCGTGGCACCATGGCGACGATTGGCCGTGCCGCAGCAGTTGCCCAGATCGGTAAACGCCAGTTCTGTGGATTCTTTGCTTGGCTGCTTTGGCTGTTCGTCCATTTGATGTTGATCGTGCAGTTCCAAAACCGGGTGTTGATCTTGTTGCAATGGGGTTGGAACTACACAACCTTCAATCGCAGCAATCGGATCATCCTGGGCCAGCAGCCCACGATCGAAAAACCAAGATCCGCGTCAAGCTGA
- a CDS encoding DUF1353 domain-containing protein, with protein sequence MRLSLAFGLCTFAFLAGCNPTTVSDSADFGRFEGDIVASWAENGRDMVLRDTFRYVDSANREWTAPAGSVVNGASIPAAFWSVIGGPFEGKYRNASVVHDVGCDEMRQSWKDVHKMFYEACRCGGVDDSQAKMMYYAVYHFGPRWEPMAETIVQSVDAGNGQTVLQEVASQRMARIDPPPPTAEEIQQVEAFVAEENPHPEAIRELDRYQLHRRSGHGDRRDRISSTSDRSRDFASRWDNQERAVRSYHRGSSRSGLQPATEDAVIAKVREHVEQQTGELRPAVYTVEPGRDAYRVSVQYVHEDEQGQVVADEGGLSTALVSGEGKLIEFVNGR encoded by the coding sequence ATGCGACTATCTCTTGCCTTCGGTTTGTGCACGTTCGCGTTTTTGGCAGGATGCAACCCAACCACCGTGTCCGACTCAGCAGATTTCGGACGGTTCGAAGGTGACATTGTTGCGTCGTGGGCCGAAAACGGTCGCGACATGGTTTTGCGTGACACGTTTCGGTATGTGGACAGCGCAAATCGCGAGTGGACTGCGCCAGCCGGATCCGTGGTCAACGGAGCGTCGATTCCTGCTGCGTTTTGGTCGGTGATCGGTGGCCCGTTTGAAGGCAAGTATCGAAACGCCTCGGTCGTGCACGATGTGGGCTGCGATGAAATGCGGCAATCGTGGAAAGACGTCCACAAGATGTTTTATGAAGCGTGTCGTTGCGGCGGTGTTGATGATTCCCAAGCCAAAATGATGTACTACGCGGTCTATCACTTCGGACCTCGATGGGAGCCCATGGCCGAAACGATCGTCCAGAGTGTCGACGCGGGCAATGGCCAAACCGTTTTGCAGGAAGTCGCATCACAACGCATGGCTCGGATTGACCCACCGCCACCGACGGCCGAAGAAATCCAGCAGGTCGAGGCGTTTGTAGCAGAAGAAAATCCGCACCCCGAAGCGATCCGCGAGCTGGATCGGTATCAGTTGCATCGCCGAAGTGGACATGGTGATCGCAGGGATCGCATCAGCTCGACCAGCGATCGTTCGCGAGATTTTGCCAGTCGATGGGACAATCAAGAGCGCGCGGTACGTTCATACCACCGAGGCAGCAGTCGTTCCGGTTTGCAACCTGCTACGGAAGACGCAGTCATTGCCAAAGTACGCGAACACGTCGAACAACAAACCGGCGAACTACGACCCGCAGTCTACACCGTCGAGCCGGGACGGGACGCCTATCGTGTTTCAGTGCAATACGTTCACGAAGATGAGCAAGGTCAAGTCGTGGCCGACGAAGGCGGGCTAAGTACCGCACTCGTATCGGGCGAAGGAAAGCTGATCGAGTTCGTTAACGGCCGATGA
- a CDS encoding FAD-dependent monooxygenase, translating to MVGGGPVGMFLGYLLARSGVEVIVSEKHSDFLRGFRGDTIQNAVAAANLWVRTLCDADLAAVQGRREFLK from the coding sequence ATCGTTGGTGGCGGGCCCGTGGGAATGTTTTTGGGCTATCTGCTTGCTCGTAGCGGAGTCGAAGTGATCGTGTCGGAGAAGCATAGCGATTTCTTACGAGGCTTCCGCGGCGACACGATTCAAAATGCGGTGGCTGCGGCTAACCTTTGGGTCAGAACGCTGTGCGATGCGGATCTTGCCGCCGTTCAAGGCCGCCGCGAATTTCTAAAGTGA
- a CDS encoding class I SAM-dependent methyltransferase, whose protein sequence is MTSNPTQHFYDRISHVYDLIADGGEHVAREKGLELLAVQPGESVLEVGFGTGHSVVTLADAVGEHGKVSGIDISPGMRDVAMKRVREADCADRVDLVVQAAPPLPFADDSFDVVTMSFTLELFLLDTIPAVLAECRRVLKPGGRLGVVSMAAVEDGDRESALERTYIWMHTHFPHIVDCQPIPLEKMLQDAGFVMTRHERTDLFTMPVAIAVAEVA, encoded by the coding sequence ATGACATCCAATCCGACACAACATTTTTACGATCGTATTAGCCACGTCTACGATTTGATTGCCGATGGTGGCGAACATGTGGCGCGCGAAAAGGGATTGGAGTTGCTGGCTGTCCAGCCCGGTGAATCGGTGCTTGAAGTTGGCTTCGGCACGGGCCATTCGGTCGTGACATTGGCTGACGCGGTGGGCGAGCACGGCAAGGTGAGCGGCATCGACATTTCGCCTGGGATGCGAGATGTGGCGATGAAGCGAGTTCGTGAAGCCGATTGTGCAGACCGTGTGGATCTGGTTGTCCAGGCGGCCCCACCTTTGCCATTCGCCGATGATTCATTTGACGTCGTGACGATGAGCTTCACGTTAGAATTGTTTTTACTCGACACGATTCCCGCAGTGCTTGCCGAATGCAGACGAGTTTTGAAGCCTGGGGGCCGGCTTGGTGTGGTCAGCATGGCGGCGGTCGAAGATGGTGACCGCGAAAGTGCGTTGGAACGTACCTACATTTGGATGCATACGCACTTTCCTCACATCGTCGACTGCCAGCCGATACCACTTGAAAAGATGCTGCAGGACGCTGGGTTCGTGATGACAAGGCACGAACGCACTGACTTGTTCACCATGCCAGTCGCGATTGCAGTTGCCGAAGTTGCATGA